The genomic region GAGGGGATCTCGGTGTCGACCTTGTCGGTCGACACCTCGAGCAGCGGCTCGTCGGCCTCGACGCGCTCACCCTCGGCCTTCAGCCAGCGGGTGACAGTGCCCTCGGTGACGCTCTCGCCGAGCGCCGGAAGGGTTACGGAAACCGCCATGGTTTCGGTTGCTCCTTACGGAAAGTGCGGAAGTCTGTCGTCGCGTTCGTCGACCGAGGGGTCAGTCGTGCGCGTGGAGGGGCTTGCCGGCCAGGGCCAGGTGGGCCTCGCCGAGCGCCTCGTTCTGCGTCGGGTGGGCGTGGATGAGCTGCGCGACCTCGGCCGGCAGCGCCTCCCAGTTGTAGATCAGCTGGGCTTCGCCGACCTGCTCGCCCATGCGGTCGCCGACCATGTGGACGCCGACGACGGCACCGTCCTTGACCTGGACGAGCTTGATCTCGCCCGCGGTGTTCAGGATCTTGCTCCTGCCGTTGCCCGCGAGGTTGTACTTCAGAGCGACGACCTTGTCCGCGCCGTAGATCTCCTTGGCCTTGGCCTCGGTGATGCCGACGGAGGCGACCTCCGGGTGGCAGTACGTCACCCGCGGGACACCGTCGTAGTCGATCGGAACGGTCTTCAGACCGGCCAGCCGCTCCGCCACCAGGATGCCCTCGGCGAAGCCGACGTGCGCGAGCTGGAGGGTCGGGACGAGGTCACCGACGGCGGAGATGGTCGGGACGTTCGTGCGCATGTACTCGTCGACCAGGACGTAGCCGCGGTCCATCGCGACGCCCTGCTCCTCGTAGCCCAGGCCCTGGGAGACCGGGCCGCGGCCGACCGCCACCAGCAGGACCTCGGCCTCGAACTCCTTGCCGTCGGCGAGGGTGACCTTGACACCGTCCTGGGTGTACTCGGCCTTCTCGAAGAAGGTGCCCAGGTTGAACTTGATGCCGCGCTTGCGGAAGGCGCGCTCCAGCAGCTTGGAGGAGTTCTCGTCCTCGACCGGGACGAGGTGCTTCAGGCCCTCGATCACGGTGACGTCCGAGCCGAAGGACTTCCACGCCGAGGCGAATTCGACGCCGATGACACCGCCGCCGAGGATGATCGCGGACTTCGGCACACGGTCCAGGACGAGGGCGTGGTCCGAGGAGATGATCCGGTCGCCGTCGATCTCCAGGCCGGGCAGCGACTTCGGCACGGAGCCGGTCGCGAGGAGCACGTGGCGGCCCTGGACGCGCCGGCCGTTCACGTCGACGGAGGTCGGGGAGGACAGCCGTCCCTCACCCTCGATGTAGGTCACCTTGCGGGAGGCGACAAGACCCTGCAGACCCTTGTACAGGCCCGCGACC from Streptomyces chartreusis NRRL 3882 harbors:
- the lpdA gene encoding dihydrolipoyl dehydrogenase; amino-acid sequence: MANDASTVFDLVILGGGSGGYAAALRGAQLGLDVALIEKDKVGGTCLHRGCIPTKALLHAGEIADQARESEQFGVKATLEGIDIAGVHKYKDGVVAGLYKGLQGLVASRKVTYIEGEGRLSSPTSVDVNGRRVQGRHVLLATGSVPKSLPGLEIDGDRIISSDHALVLDRVPKSAIILGGGVIGVEFASAWKSFGSDVTVIEGLKHLVPVEDENSSKLLERAFRKRGIKFNLGTFFEKAEYTQDGVKVTLADGKEFEAEVLLVAVGRGPVSQGLGYEEQGVAMDRGYVLVDEYMRTNVPTISAVGDLVPTLQLAHVGFAEGILVAERLAGLKTVPIDYDGVPRVTYCHPEVASVGITEAKAKEIYGADKVVALKYNLAGNGRSKILNTAGEIKLVQVKDGAVVGVHMVGDRMGEQVGEAQLIYNWEALPAEVAQLIHAHPTQNEALGEAHLALAGKPLHAHD